A genomic stretch from Haloferax sp. Atlit-12N includes:
- a CDS encoding PLP-dependent aspartate aminotransferase family protein: MNDNDVRRETLAVTHGERGQAPAPGVEDVVVPVHLSSTYSVPSIDPDADLETLDPDAGEYLYSRLSNPTRNALEHRLAALEGADHALAFVSGTAAIAATMTAVVRPGDHIVAFEDLYGGTKTMLNRLFADRLNVDVSFVDATDPENVAAAMREETALVWMETPTNPLMHLCDIEAIAAIADEGDAVFGVDNTFLSPQFQNPLSLGADVVVHSTTKYLNGHSDSIGGAVVTDREDVLEELTFLQRVGMGSMLSPFDSYLTLRGIKTLPLRMRQHEANAMEIAEFLESHEAVTRVLYPGLESHPQHDLAARQQSGFGGVLSFELDTDLDGTAEFLGELREFPLAVSLGGVESLIEHPATMTHSPLSQTERDALGISDSLLRMSVGVEHVDDLRSDLASALSVL, from the coding sequence ATGAACGATAATGATGTTCGTCGCGAGACGCTGGCGGTGACCCACGGCGAGCGCGGGCAGGCCCCGGCCCCGGGCGTCGAGGACGTCGTCGTTCCGGTCCACCTCTCGTCGACCTACTCGGTGCCGAGCATCGACCCCGACGCGGACCTGGAAACGCTCGACCCCGACGCGGGCGAGTACCTCTACTCGCGGCTGTCGAACCCGACGCGGAACGCGCTGGAACACCGGCTCGCGGCGCTCGAAGGGGCCGACCACGCGCTGGCGTTCGTCTCCGGCACGGCAGCCATCGCCGCGACGATGACCGCGGTGGTCCGGCCGGGGGACCACATCGTCGCGTTCGAAGACCTCTACGGTGGGACGAAGACGATGCTCAACCGGCTGTTCGCCGACCGGCTGAACGTGGACGTGTCGTTCGTCGACGCCACCGACCCCGAGAACGTCGCGGCCGCGATGCGCGAGGAGACCGCGCTCGTCTGGATGGAGACGCCGACGAACCCGCTCATGCACCTCTGCGACATCGAGGCCATCGCGGCCATCGCCGACGAGGGGGACGCGGTCTTCGGCGTGGACAACACCTTCCTCAGCCCGCAGTTCCAGAACCCGCTGTCGCTCGGGGCCGACGTGGTCGTCCACAGCACCACGAAGTACCTCAACGGCCACTCCGACTCCATCGGCGGCGCGGTCGTCACCGACCGCGAGGACGTACTGGAGGAGCTCACGTTCCTCCAGCGCGTCGGGATGGGGTCGATGCTCTCGCCGTTCGACTCCTATCTGACGCTCCGGGGCATCAAGACGCTCCCGCTCCGGATGCGCCAGCACGAGGCCAACGCGATGGAAATCGCCGAATTCCTCGAATCCCACGAGGCCGTGACGCGGGTGCTGTACCCGGGGCTGGAGTCCCACCCGCAACACGACCTCGCGGCGCGCCAGCAGTCCGGATTCGGCGGCGTGCTGTCGTTCGAACTCGACACCGACCTCGACGGGACCGCGGAGTTCCTCGGTGAACTCCGGGAGTTCCCGCTGGCGGTCAGCCTCGGTGGCGTCGAGAGTCTCATCGAGCACCCGGCGACGATGACCCACTCGCCGCTCTCGCAGACCGAACGCGACGCGCTCGGCATCTCCGATTCGCTCCTCCGGATGTCCGTGGGCGTCGAGCACGTCGACGACCTTCGTTCGGACCTCGCGTCGGCGCTGTCGGTCCTGTAG
- a CDS encoding FAD-binding oxidoreductase: MHVLIVGGGVVGLACAHALAGRGAEVTVCEAGTLGGGSTGRAAGGIRTQFSTRVNVELSLASVPVWESFADDFGVDIDYRRSGYLFLARTEETAAAFRENVAMQTDAGAPSRVLSPEEAAEYLPELRTESFVAATFSAADGVADPHSAVQGYSDALRTAGVDIRTKTPVTDLARVGDGDSAGAVDTPDTGGWRAETPAGPIDADAVVVAAGAWSARVSSFAGVDLPIAPRRRQIAVVEPEGDLPADAPLTIDLDTGAYFRPEREGTAIVGGHFSGSDPDVDPDRFDESMDVEWAVEATERADDAAAYFGPETRIRNGWAGLYAVTPDHHAILDEAAPGLVVAAGFSGHGFQHAPATGEAVADLCLGEDACEVDVSALSLDRFESGETLRERNVA, encoded by the coding sequence ATGCACGTCCTCATCGTCGGCGGCGGGGTCGTCGGACTCGCCTGCGCCCACGCGCTGGCCGGCCGCGGGGCCGAAGTCACCGTCTGCGAGGCGGGGACGCTCGGCGGCGGCAGTACGGGTCGCGCGGCGGGCGGCATCCGAACGCAGTTCTCGACACGCGTGAACGTCGAACTCTCGCTCGCCAGCGTCCCCGTCTGGGAGTCCTTCGCGGACGACTTCGGCGTCGACATCGACTACCGGCGCTCCGGCTACCTCTTTCTCGCCCGGACCGAGGAGACCGCCGCGGCGTTCCGGGAGAACGTCGCCATGCAGACCGACGCTGGCGCGCCGAGTCGCGTTCTCTCGCCCGAGGAGGCCGCCGAGTACCTCCCGGAACTCCGAACCGAGTCGTTCGTCGCGGCGACGTTCTCGGCCGCTGACGGCGTCGCCGACCCGCACTCCGCGGTACAGGGCTACTCGGATGCGCTCCGCACCGCCGGTGTCGATATCCGGACGAAGACGCCCGTGACCGACCTCGCTCGCGTCGGCGACGGTGACTCGGCCGGTGCGGTAGACACTCCCGACACCGGCGGCTGGCGGGCCGAGACGCCGGCCGGTCCCATCGATGCCGACGCCGTGGTCGTCGCGGCGGGCGCGTGGTCCGCCCGGGTCAGTTCCTTCGCCGGCGTCGACCTCCCAATCGCGCCACGACGCCGACAGATAGCCGTCGTGGAACCCGAGGGCGACCTCCCCGCGGACGCCCCGCTCACCATCGACCTCGACACGGGGGCGTACTTCCGCCCGGAGCGGGAGGGAACCGCCATCGTCGGCGGGCACTTCTCGGGGTCGGACCCCGACGTGGACCCCGACCGATTCGACGAGTCGATGGACGTGGAGTGGGCGGTGGAGGCGACCGAGCGTGCCGACGACGCCGCGGCCTACTTCGGCCCGGAGACGCGGATTCGAAACGGCTGGGCCGGGCTGTACGCCGTGACGCCCGACCACCACGCGATTCTGGACGAGGCGGCTCCCGGCCTCGTCGTCGCCGCCGGCTTCTCGGGCCACGGCTTCCAGCACGCGCCCGCGACCGGCGAGGCCGTCGCCGACCTGTGTCTCGGCGAGGACGCCTGCGAGGTGGACGTGTCGGCGCTGTCGCTCGACCGGTTCGAATCGGGCGAGACGCTCCGCGAGCGGAACGTCGCGTAG
- the pheT gene encoding phenylalanine--tRNA ligase subunit beta: MPVVDVQPDELRRLTGHEDKSDEEFKDDLFALGLEFEGVTDDGAFQLEFGPDRLDRLSVEGVARSLRYQYGDARGVSVPNTNDPDWTFVVDDDVPDERPYVTGAVVRGVDLDDAALDSLIQLQEKLHATMGRKRAKGAIGIHDLTMLKGDVLSENASGNSITYTGIEPDGDTFVALDSNDELTPAEVLEQHDTGRKYADLVSEYDRYPAIYDEIGLFSFPPVINGRRTEVSTDSRDLLVELTGTDQWTIDRMCNIICYALAARGATIEEVEVQYETGTVTKPDFEVETKHVSHDRIETVLGVELEMDEVIDLFERSGLDANAELGEETVYEVSIPPYRVDVLHPLDLVDDVGRAYGFNELEPRYPDVGTVGQRHERSRLEDAVRTSLVGLGFEDLLNFHMISEEENYERMDVEVGSDVPASEASGSSPEQRSGGVLGGGEPASITEPYSEDYTMLRTWVLPSLTMVLENNTHRAYPQDLAEIGHVAHRDDDENTRVAEARHVAAVLARHDATYEDAKARLAALCRDFDAELETPATEHPSFIDGRTAAVVIDGEEVGVVGELHPKVIVDHDLELPVAAFEFDLSALA; the protein is encoded by the coding sequence ATGCCCGTAGTCGACGTTCAACCCGACGAACTGCGCCGCCTGACCGGCCACGAAGACAAGTCCGACGAGGAGTTCAAAGACGACCTGTTCGCGCTCGGACTGGAGTTCGAGGGCGTCACCGACGACGGGGCGTTCCAACTCGAGTTCGGTCCCGACCGCCTCGACCGCCTGTCGGTCGAAGGCGTCGCCCGCTCGCTTCGATACCAGTACGGCGACGCTCGCGGCGTCTCCGTGCCGAACACGAACGACCCTGACTGGACCTTCGTCGTCGACGACGACGTTCCCGACGAGCGCCCGTACGTCACGGGCGCGGTCGTCCGCGGGGTCGACCTGGACGACGCGGCGCTCGACTCGCTCATCCAGTTGCAGGAGAAACTCCACGCGACGATGGGCCGCAAGCGCGCCAAGGGAGCCATCGGCATCCACGACCTGACGATGCTGAAAGGCGACGTACTCTCGGAGAACGCCTCCGGCAACTCCATCACGTACACGGGCATCGAACCCGACGGCGACACCTTCGTCGCGCTCGACTCCAACGACGAACTCACGCCCGCCGAGGTGCTCGAACAGCACGACACCGGGCGGAAGTATGCCGACCTCGTGAGCGAGTACGACCGCTACCCGGCCATCTACGACGAAATCGGCCTGTTCTCGTTCCCGCCGGTCATCAACGGCCGCCGGACCGAGGTCTCGACGGACTCTCGCGACCTGCTCGTCGAACTCACCGGCACCGACCAGTGGACCATCGACCGGATGTGCAACATCATCTGCTACGCGCTGGCCGCCCGCGGGGCGACCATCGAGGAGGTCGAGGTCCAGTACGAGACTGGCACTGTCACCAAGCCCGACTTCGAAGTCGAGACGAAACACGTCTCCCACGACCGTATCGAGACGGTCCTCGGCGTCGAGTTGGAGATGGACGAGGTCATCGACCTGTTCGAGCGCTCCGGCCTCGACGCGAACGCCGAACTGGGCGAGGAGACCGTCTACGAGGTCTCCATTCCGCCGTACCGCGTCGACGTGCTCCACCCGCTCGACCTCGTGGACGACGTGGGCCGCGCCTACGGCTTCAACGAACTCGAACCGCGCTACCCCGACGTGGGGACGGTCGGCCAGCGCCACGAGCGCTCCCGACTCGAAGACGCCGTCCGCACCTCGCTCGTCGGCCTCGGCTTCGAGGACCTGCTCAACTTCCACATGATTTCGGAGGAGGAGAACTACGAGCGCATGGACGTCGAGGTCGGTTCCGACGTTCCCGCGAGCGAAGCGAGTGGGAGCTCGCCGGAACAGCGTTCCGGCGGTGTGCTCGGCGGCGGCGAACCCGCCTCCATCACCGAACCCTACAGCGAGGACTACACCATGCTTCGGACGTGGGTGTTGCCCTCGCTGACGATGGTACTGGAGAACAACACCCACCGAGCGTACCCGCAGGACCTCGCGGAAATCGGCCACGTGGCCCACCGCGACGACGACGAGAACACCCGCGTCGCCGAGGCCCGTCACGTCGCGGCCGTCCTCGCCCGCCACGACGCGACCTACGAGGACGCGAAGGCCCGACTCGCGGCGCTCTGCCGCGACTTCGACGCGGAACTGGAGACGCCCGCGACCGAGCACCCGTCGTTCATCGACGGCCGCACCGCCGCAGTCGTCATCGACGGCGAGGAAGTCGGCGTCGTCGGCGAACTCCACCCGAAGGTCATCGTCGACCACGACCTCGAACTGCCGGTCGCGGCGTTCGAATTCGACCTGTCGGCGTTGGCGTAG
- a CDS encoding phenylalanine--tRNA ligase subunit alpha, with product MRLPESQVAVLNAASATDERTIAQLAEATDQKPETVTGAVFDLRDEGLVSVTETTEESVELTDEGAEYADEGLPEVRLYRAALDVGDGDAVPMGQVIGASSLGGPQVDIALSNFARKGYGHIDSGELAPDADADPDADEEAAALAALDAGESVDADVLDQLESRKLVVRHERTIRAVTLTDEGVTALMEGVEAAETVDRLTPEMLTSGEWEDVEFTEYNVEADAPEARGGKKHILRQTADRVKDVLTGMGFAEMEGPHADADFWINDCLFMPQDHPARTHWDRFALDVPPMEDIPEDLIDNVRDAHLNGVGDDGDGYHSPWSEDFARAIALRGHTTSLSMRYLSGHEVGELEPPQRYFSVEKVYRNDTLDPTHLLEFYQIEGWVMAEDLSVRDLMGTFEEFYSHFGITDIQFKPHYNPYTEPSFELFGRHPETGELIEIGNSGMFREEVLRPLGVECDVMAWGLALERLLMLMYGFDDIRDVHGTLCDLDLLRETEVLK from the coding sequence ATGCGACTTCCGGAATCACAGGTCGCGGTGTTGAACGCCGCGAGCGCCACCGACGAACGAACGATTGCACAGCTCGCGGAGGCGACAGACCAGAAGCCCGAAACCGTGACGGGCGCGGTCTTCGACCTCCGCGACGAGGGACTCGTCTCGGTCACCGAGACCACTGAGGAGTCCGTCGAACTGACCGACGAAGGTGCGGAATACGCCGACGAGGGCCTCCCCGAGGTCCGTCTCTACCGCGCCGCGCTCGACGTGGGCGACGGCGACGCGGTCCCGATGGGACAGGTCATCGGTGCGTCCTCCCTCGGCGGCCCGCAGGTCGATATCGCGCTGTCGAACTTCGCGCGCAAGGGCTACGGACACATCGACTCGGGCGAACTCGCGCCCGACGCGGACGCCGACCCCGACGCCGACGAGGAGGCCGCCGCGCTCGCGGCGCTCGACGCGGGCGAGTCCGTCGACGCCGACGTGCTCGACCAACTCGAATCGCGGAAGCTCGTGGTCCGCCACGAGCGCACCATCCGCGCCGTCACCCTCACCGACGAGGGCGTCACGGCGCTGATGGAGGGCGTCGAGGCGGCCGAGACGGTCGACCGCCTCACCCCCGAGATGCTCACCTCCGGCGAGTGGGAAGACGTGGAGTTCACCGAGTACAACGTCGAGGCCGACGCGCCCGAGGCCCGCGGCGGCAAGAAGCACATCCTCCGGCAGACCGCCGACCGCGTGAAGGACGTGCTCACCGGCATGGGCTTCGCCGAGATGGAAGGCCCACACGCCGACGCGGACTTCTGGATCAACGACTGCCTGTTCATGCCGCAGGACCACCCGGCGCGCACCCACTGGGACCGCTTCGCCCTCGACGTGCCGCCGATGGAGGACATCCCCGAGGACCTCATCGACAACGTCCGAGACGCCCACCTCAACGGCGTCGGCGACGACGGCGACGGCTACCACTCGCCGTGGTCCGAGGACTTCGCGCGGGCCATCGCGCTCCGCGGCCACACCACGTCGCTGTCGATGCGCTACCTCTCGGGCCACGAGGTAGGGGAGCTAGAGCCGCCGCAGCGGTACTTCTCGGTCGAGAAGGTGTACCGCAACGACACGCTCGACCCGACGCACCTGCTGGAGTTCTACCAAATCGAGGGCTGGGTGATGGCCGAGGACCTCTCGGTGCGCGACCTGATGGGCACCTTCGAGGAGTTCTACTCCCACTTCGGCATCACGGACATCCAGTTCAAGCCGCACTACAACCCCTACACGGAGCCGTCGTTCGAGCTGTTCGGCCGACACCCCGAGACGGGCGAACTCATCGAAATCGGCAACTCCGGTATGTTCCGCGAGGAGGTGCTTCGCCCGCTCGGCGTCGAGTGCGACGTGATGGCGTGGGGCCTCGCCTTAGAGCGCCTGCTGATGCTCATGTACGGCTTCGACGACATCCGCGACGTGCACGGAACGCTGTGTGACCTCGACCTGCTCCGCGAGACGGAGGTGCTCAAGTAA